Proteins encoded by one window of Yersinia massiliensis:
- a CDS encoding LacI family DNA-binding transcriptional regulator — protein sequence MKPKSVTLDDVAHQAGVSYQTVSRVLNQAAHVSPKTRTKVEQAMADLNYVPNRVAQQLAGKHSLTLGLATTDLSLHAPSQIAAAIKGKARELGYSIVIAMVDDHSDLACQQAINELLAQRVDGILVNVPLKPTRSQKVVQQCAGTPVLFLDVDPQSAAFSVLFDPKVGAIQGAEHLLSLGHQQIALICGPKDAISAQLRYQGWQQALSSASLTPQAVYYGEWDARSGYQATQKLLSSQIPFSAILVANDQMALGVLRALHEHDVDVPEQVSVVGYDDTADSAYFQPPLTTVRQNFKLLGEESVSRLIVKLHHTIEPPSETLLLATKLTIRQTTAPFTPKND from the coding sequence GTCGCCCACCAAGCGGGGGTTTCGTATCAAACCGTATCGCGCGTTTTAAATCAGGCGGCTCATGTTTCGCCAAAAACCCGCACTAAAGTTGAACAAGCGATGGCGGATCTAAACTATGTCCCTAATCGGGTTGCACAGCAGTTAGCCGGTAAACACAGTCTGACGCTCGGGCTGGCCACCACCGACCTCTCTTTACATGCACCTTCGCAAATTGCAGCCGCCATAAAAGGCAAAGCACGTGAGTTGGGGTATTCGATTGTCATTGCAATGGTAGATGACCACAGTGACCTTGCCTGCCAGCAAGCGATAAATGAGCTCCTTGCACAGCGCGTTGATGGCATTTTAGTGAATGTTCCGTTGAAACCAACCCGTAGCCAGAAAGTCGTCCAGCAATGTGCTGGCACACCCGTGTTGTTTCTGGATGTTGACCCACAATCTGCGGCTTTCAGTGTGTTGTTTGACCCAAAAGTGGGGGCCATTCAGGGGGCAGAGCATTTACTTTCATTAGGCCACCAGCAAATTGCCTTGATTTGTGGGCCGAAAGACGCCATTTCGGCTCAATTACGCTACCAGGGCTGGCAACAGGCGCTGAGCAGTGCCTCACTCACGCCTCAGGCCGTTTATTATGGTGAATGGGATGCGCGTAGTGGTTATCAGGCCACGCAGAAGCTCTTGAGCAGCCAAATTCCATTTAGCGCCATTTTAGTTGCTAACGATCAAATGGCGCTTGGTGTGTTGCGAGCACTCCATGAGCATGATGTCGATGTACCGGAGCAGGTTTCTGTGGTCGGTTACGATGACACTGCAGACAGTGCCTATTTCCAGCCGCCACTGACGACGGTGCGGCAAAACTTCAAATTATTGGGTGAAGAAAGCGTTTCCCGCCTGATAGTGAAGTTGCATCATACTATTGAGCCCCCTTCTGAAACCTTGTTATTAGCAACCAAGCTAACAATACGCCAGACCACCGCTCCATTTACCCCTAAAAATGATTAA
- a CDS encoding beta-galactosidase has product MTSPQRVQQQVKPTLSQILSRRDWENPQVTQYHRLEAHPPFHSWRDVDAAQNDAISSQRQLLNGLWSFSYFPQPEDVPDNWVEHDLAGVATLPVPANWQRHGYDTPIYTNVQYPIPVDPPRVPEENPTGCYSREFTLSPDWLASGQTRIIFDGVNSAFYLWCNGSWVGYSQDSRLPAEFDLTPYLQAGNNRIAVLVLRWSDGTYLEDQDMWRMSGIFRDVSLLHKPEIHLRDIHIATHLSPEFSSANLEVMAAVNIPPLQMNNPLVTGAFQIRVQLWLADQLITSKKQPLGTEAIDERGHYSDRTRLSMRVERPLLWSAEEPTLYRVVVSLLNDQDELIEAEAYDVGFRQVAIHQGLLKINGKAVLIRGVNRHEHHPQTGQAIDEASMLQDILLMKQHNFNAVRCSHYPNHPLWYRLCDRYGLYVVDEANIETHGMQPMSRLADDPQWFSAFSERVTRMVQRDRNHPCIIIWSLGNESGHGATHDALYRWIKTNDPTRPVQYEGGGANTAATDIVCPMYARVDEDQPFPAVPKWAIKKWIGLPDESRPLILCEYAHAMGNSFGGFARYWQAFRQYPRLQGGFVWDWVDQSLIHHDEHGQPYWAYGGDFGDKPNDRQFCMNGLVFPDRTPHPSLYEAQCAQQFFQFSLISTTPLVISVTSEFLFRSSDNEQLFWRIESAGETILEGNLLLDLPPEGTRTYELHEQLPTLDNPDDLWLNVEVRQRVETPWSPSGHRSAWHQWHLPQALPVESMPQHDANLLSALQLHQDSHHITVEHQQQRWQFCRESGLLTQWWAEEKPLLLSPLRDQFVRAPLDNDIGISETTRIDPNAWVERWKKAGMYQMESRCLLLQADTLSDSIQISAQYSYEVDGQRLIHSHWLYRFDQQGRMTIDVRAQVATALPAPARIGMHCQLSDIAEHVEWLGLGPHENYPDRKLSAQYSYWLQPLDQMHTPYIFPSENGLRCNTNRLNYGHWQVTGQFHFGISRYSTEQLMSTSHQHQLKTEQGTWLNIDGFHMGVGGDDSWSPSVHIDDLLTDQHYQYRVCWQYNV; this is encoded by the coding sequence ATGACGTCACCGCAAAGGGTTCAACAGCAGGTTAAGCCCACCCTATCGCAGATTTTATCTCGCAGGGATTGGGAGAACCCGCAAGTGACGCAGTATCACCGCCTTGAGGCGCATCCTCCGTTTCATAGTTGGCGTGATGTCGATGCCGCACAAAACGACGCTATATCATCGCAGCGACAGTTACTGAATGGGTTGTGGTCATTTAGCTATTTCCCTCAGCCGGAGGACGTCCCCGACAACTGGGTTGAGCATGACTTAGCCGGTGTGGCGACATTACCCGTTCCCGCCAATTGGCAACGCCATGGTTATGACACGCCCATTTATACTAACGTGCAGTACCCTATTCCTGTTGATCCTCCTCGAGTGCCAGAGGAGAACCCGACCGGCTGCTATTCACGTGAGTTCACGCTATCTCCAGATTGGCTTGCCTCGGGCCAAACACGCATTATTTTTGATGGCGTCAACTCCGCATTTTATCTCTGGTGTAATGGGTCATGGGTCGGTTACTCCCAAGACAGCCGCCTCCCTGCCGAATTCGATCTAACACCCTATTTGCAAGCAGGCAATAATCGCATTGCTGTTCTGGTTTTACGCTGGAGTGATGGCACCTATCTGGAAGATCAGGATATGTGGCGCATGAGTGGTATCTTCCGTGATGTGAGTTTGCTCCATAAACCTGAGATCCACTTGCGTGATATTCATATCGCAACCCATTTATCGCCAGAATTCAGTTCAGCCAATTTAGAGGTGATGGCCGCTGTTAACATCCCACCACTTCAAATGAACAACCCTTTAGTGACCGGTGCCTTTCAAATCCGCGTACAGCTTTGGTTAGCCGATCAACTGATCACAAGCAAGAAGCAACCCTTAGGCACTGAAGCGATTGACGAACGAGGTCATTATTCTGACCGCACTCGTTTGAGTATGCGGGTTGAACGCCCCTTATTGTGGAGTGCAGAGGAACCAACCCTGTATCGTGTGGTGGTTTCCCTACTCAATGATCAAGATGAGTTGATTGAAGCGGAAGCCTATGATGTTGGTTTCAGGCAGGTAGCCATTCATCAAGGGCTGCTGAAAATTAATGGCAAAGCAGTGCTGATTCGCGGGGTTAACCGTCATGAACACCATCCGCAAACCGGCCAAGCAATAGATGAAGCAAGCATGCTGCAAGATATCCTTCTGATGAAGCAGCATAACTTTAACGCCGTCCGCTGTTCCCACTATCCAAATCACCCGTTGTGGTATCGATTATGTGATCGTTACGGCCTGTATGTTGTTGACGAAGCGAATATCGAAACACATGGCATGCAACCTATGAGCCGCTTGGCTGACGATCCGCAATGGTTTTCAGCCTTTAGTGAGCGCGTGACTAGGATGGTTCAAAGAGACCGCAATCACCCTTGTATCATTATCTGGTCATTGGGTAATGAATCAGGCCATGGCGCTACCCATGATGCGCTCTATCGCTGGATTAAAACCAATGACCCCACACGCCCAGTACAATATGAAGGTGGTGGTGCAAATACTGCCGCAACAGATATTGTCTGCCCCATGTATGCTCGAGTGGATGAGGATCAGCCCTTCCCCGCCGTCCCCAAGTGGGCCATTAAAAAATGGATTGGCTTACCAGATGAATCCCGCCCGCTGATTCTATGCGAGTATGCTCACGCGATGGGCAACAGCTTCGGTGGTTTTGCCCGCTATTGGCAAGCATTTCGCCAGTATCCAAGGTTGCAAGGAGGATTTGTTTGGGATTGGGTTGATCAGAGCCTCATCCACCATGACGAGCATGGCCAACCTTATTGGGCTTACGGCGGCGACTTTGGAGATAAACCCAATGACCGTCAATTCTGTATGAACGGGTTGGTTTTCCCTGATCGCACCCCACACCCTAGCTTGTACGAAGCGCAATGCGCGCAACAGTTCTTTCAATTTTCACTGATCAGCACCACACCACTGGTCATCAGTGTGACCAGTGAGTTTCTGTTCAGAAGTAGTGATAACGAACAACTGTTTTGGCGGATTGAATCGGCAGGGGAAACGATACTTGAGGGGAATTTATTATTGGATTTGCCCCCTGAAGGTACCCGCACCTACGAGCTTCATGAACAGTTGCCGACTCTCGATAACCCTGACGATTTATGGTTGAACGTTGAAGTGCGCCAGAGAGTAGAGACACCTTGGTCGCCTAGCGGCCACCGTAGCGCATGGCACCAATGGCATTTACCGCAGGCACTCCCAGTTGAGTCGATGCCGCAACATGATGCTAACCTGCTAAGTGCGCTTCAACTCCATCAAGATTCGCACCATATTACCGTGGAACATCAGCAACAACGCTGGCAGTTCTGCCGTGAATCTGGGTTGCTCACACAATGGTGGGCAGAAGAGAAGCCGTTATTACTCAGCCCATTGCGCGATCAATTTGTGCGAGCCCCGCTAGATAACGATATCGGTATCAGTGAAACCACACGTATCGACCCTAATGCTTGGGTTGAGCGCTGGAAGAAGGCTGGGATGTATCAGATGGAATCTCGTTGCTTGTTATTACAGGCCGACACCCTGTCTGATTCAATACAAATCAGTGCACAGTACAGCTACGAAGTTGATGGTCAACGGCTAATACATTCACATTGGCTATACCGTTTTGATCAACAAGGGCGAATGACGATTGATGTGCGTGCCCAAGTGGCAACGGCCCTCCCTGCCCCAGCAAGAATTGGTATGCACTGCCAATTGTCTGATATTGCAGAACATGTCGAATGGTTAGGACTAGGGCCACATGAAAACTACCCTGACCGCAAACTGTCAGCACAGTATAGCTACTGGTTACAGCCTCTTGATCAAATGCATACACCTTACATTTTCCCCAGCGAGAATGGGTTACGATGCAATACTAACCGCTTGAATTACGGCCATTGGCAGGTCACTGGACAATTCCATTTCGGCATTAGCCGCTACAGTACAGAGCAACTGATGAGCACCAGCCACCAGCATCAACTCAAAACGGAGCAAGGCACTTGGCTCAATATTGATGGCTTCCATATGGGAGTGGGTGGTGATGACTCCTGGAGTCCTAGTGTTCATATTGATGACTTGCTAACAGACCAACACTATCAATATCGGGTCTGCTGGCAATATAACGTTTAG